A window of Selenomonas ruminantium subsp. lactilytica TAM6421 contains these coding sequences:
- the der gene encoding ribosome biogenesis GTPase Der, with product MSKPIVAIVGRPNVGKSTLFNQIGKKRVSIVDDMPGVTRDRIYLDAEWLNHEFTMIDTGGIEFDESNHILKSMRSQAEIAMEEADVILFLVDGRAGLTTSDEEVAKILRNTKKPVILGVNKIDSPQLEMNIYEFYNLGLGDPIPLSATNVMNLGDLLDAIVAAFPEEVPEEKDEDEISIAVIGRPNVGKSSLVNQLLGEERVIVSDVAGTTRDAIDTHFVKDDMKFMLIDTAGMRRRGKIDEPVERYSVMRSLRAIDRADVVLMVINAFEGITEQDKKIAGYAHESGKGVVIVVNKWDIFPDKDDKSTLRFTEELREEIGFLQYAPVLYASALTGQRVGRVTELVKYVAEQQSMRIKTSVLNELIRDAVSINPPPMHRGRRLKILFMTQADIKPPKFIIFVNDPELMHFSYLRFIENRLREMYGFEGTPIRLIVRARDEEEDY from the coding sequence TCGTTGGCCGCCCGAATGTGGGCAAGTCCACCCTGTTCAATCAGATTGGCAAGAAACGCGTTTCCATCGTTGACGATATGCCGGGCGTAACCCGGGACCGAATCTATCTGGATGCCGAATGGCTGAACCATGAGTTCACCATGATCGATACCGGTGGTATCGAATTCGATGAAAGCAACCATATCCTGAAATCCATGCGCAGCCAGGCGGAAATCGCCATGGAAGAGGCGGACGTTATCCTCTTTTTGGTGGACGGACGTGCTGGCCTGACCACCTCGGATGAGGAAGTCGCCAAAATCCTGCGCAATACCAAAAAGCCCGTTATCTTGGGCGTCAATAAGATTGATAGTCCTCAGCTGGAAATGAACATCTATGAGTTCTATAACCTGGGGCTGGGCGATCCGATTCCCCTTTCTGCGACGAACGTCATGAACTTAGGCGACCTGCTGGATGCCATCGTGGCGGCTTTCCCCGAGGAAGTTCCCGAGGAAAAGGACGAGGATGAAATCAGCATCGCTGTAATCGGCCGTCCGAATGTGGGCAAGTCCTCGCTGGTCAATCAGCTCTTGGGTGAAGAGCGGGTTATCGTCAGCGATGTGGCTGGCACCACCCGTGATGCCATCGATACCCATTTCGTCAAGGACGATATGAAGTTCATGCTGATTGATACCGCCGGTATGCGCCGCCGCGGCAAGATTGACGAGCCCGTGGAGCGCTACAGCGTTATGCGTTCTTTGCGTGCTATTGACCGTGCCGATGTGGTGCTGATGGTCATCAATGCCTTTGAAGGCATTACTGAGCAGGACAAGAAGATCGCCGGTTATGCCCATGAATCCGGTAAGGGCGTGGTCATCGTGGTCAACAAATGGGATATTTTCCCGGACAAGGATGACAAGTCAACCTTGCGCTTTACCGAAGAACTGCGCGAGGAAATCGGCTTCCTGCAGTATGCTCCGGTGCTCTATGCGTCGGCTCTGACCGGTCAGCGTGTGGGTCGCGTGACGGAACTCGTGAAGTACGTAGCCGAACAGCAGTCTATGCGCATCAAGACCAGCGTCCTCAACGAACTGATCCGGGATGCCGTGTCCATCAATCCGCCGCCCATGCATCGCGGCCGCCGCCTGAAGATCCTCTTCATGACCCAGGCCGACATCAAGCCGCCCAAGTTCATCATCTTCGTCAACGATCCGGAACTCATGCACTTCTCCTACCTGCGGTTCATTGAAAACCGCCTGCGGGAAATGTACGGTTTTGAAGGTACGCCTATCCGTCTGATTGTCCGTGCCCGGGATGAGGAGGAGGATTATTGA
- the plsY gene encoding glycerol-3-phosphate 1-O-acyltransferase PlsY, with product MENMLIAGILSYILGSIPNGLWLGKAVWHMDLREHGSHNIGATNAWRTLGKTAGTCIFLLDFAKGALSVYLGSLLVGTPLFMIVCGILAIVGHSCSLFLKFKGGKGVATGLGVMVMLMPLPALIVFLIWLAIVKVTGYVSLGSIVAAACVPVLAWLQGYTLEFILFGVLAAVFIIVRHHSNIGRLMNGTESKIQAAKR from the coding sequence ATGGAGAACATGCTGATTGCAGGTATCCTTTCCTATATCCTCGGTTCCATTCCCAATGGCCTCTGGCTCGGTAAGGCTGTCTGGCATATGGACCTGCGGGAGCATGGCAGTCATAATATCGGTGCCACCAATGCCTGGCGCACGCTGGGCAAGACCGCCGGCACCTGCATCTTCCTGCTGGACTTTGCCAAAGGCGCTTTGAGTGTTTATCTGGGCTCTTTGCTCGTGGGAACGCCGCTCTTTATGATTGTCTGCGGCATCCTGGCCATTGTGGGGCATTCCTGCTCCCTGTTCCTGAAGTTCAAAGGGGGCAAGGGCGTAGCCACGGGGCTCGGCGTCATGGTGATGCTGATGCCTCTGCCGGCACTGATCGTGTTCTTGATCTGGCTGGCCATTGTCAAGGTGACCGGTTATGTATCCTTAGGCTCCATTGTGGCCGCAGCCTGTGTACCGGTACTGGCCTGGCTGCAGGGCTATACTTTGGAATTCATCCTGTTCGGTGTGTTGGCGGCGGTGTTTATCATTGTCCGTCACCATAGCAATATTGGCCGTCTTATGAATGGCACAGAGAGTAAAATTCAAGCGGCAAAACGCTGA
- a CDS encoding ACT domain-containing protein codes for MNEQKSGFFLVREEILPEAIKKTIKVKEMLKRGDARTINEAVEKMELSRSAYYKYKDYVFPFYEASQNKIVTLTFLLEHKKGVLSSVLNTISQDSGSVMTINQGIPLQGVANATVSIETMNLSVDLEALLDKLRMVDGVKRLEVLGQA; via the coding sequence ATGAACGAACAGAAAAGCGGTTTTTTCCTCGTCCGTGAAGAGATCCTTCCGGAGGCAATCAAGAAAACCATCAAAGTAAAAGAGATGCTTAAACGTGGCGATGCTCGTACCATCAATGAAGCAGTGGAGAAAATGGAACTGTCTCGCAGTGCCTATTACAAGTACAAGGATTATGTTTTCCCCTTCTATGAAGCCAGCCAGAACAAGATTGTCACGCTGACGTTCCTTCTTGAGCATAAGAAGGGCGTTCTTTCCAGTGTGCTGAATACCATTTCCCAGGATTCCGGCAGCGTCATGACCATCAATCAGGGCATTCCCCTGCAGGGGGTGGCCAATGCCACGGTGTCCATCGAAACCATGAACCTCAGCGTAGATCTGGAAGCTCTTCTGGATAAGCTGCGCATGGTAGATGGCGTCAAGCGTTTGGAAGTTCTCGGTCAGGCATAA
- a CDS encoding homoserine dehydrogenase — translation MQKVIKIGVLGAGTVGSGVIKVLEMNHIQITERVGARLEVKQVLVRDCSKVRPFLEGIKVTDKIEDILQDEEIQIVVELMGGLKPAKEYMLRAMDAGKSVVTANKDVVAQFGKEMFAKAEEKNVDFLFEASVGGGIPIITPLKQCLTANKVTEIMGIVNGTTNYMLTKMTECGSDYDSVLKEAQEKGYAEANPSADVDGLDAARKAAILASLAFNTRVELKDVSVEGITKITPDDIEYAKNLGYVIKLLAVGKDTAEFGVDVRVHPVFLPKDHPLASVNGVFNAIFVRGNAIGDAMFYGQGAGSLPTASAVVADIIDVSRDILHDNFGRVRCTCYEDKPICPIEKTKSSYYVRLLVDDKPGVLGYVATAFGNAGVSLESVIQTHRNIVDHAEIVAISHRVEHAQIEAALSALKALPVVDEIRSVIRVEQERG, via the coding sequence ATGCAGAAAGTGATTAAGATTGGCGTGCTGGGTGCCGGAACCGTTGGTTCCGGGGTAATAAAGGTATTGGAGATGAATCATATCCAAATTACCGAGCGCGTGGGAGCAAGACTAGAGGTTAAGCAGGTCTTAGTGCGGGACTGCAGTAAGGTGCGCCCTTTTTTAGAAGGCATCAAGGTTACGGACAAGATTGAGGATATCCTGCAGGATGAAGAAATCCAGATTGTCGTAGAACTCATGGGCGGGCTCAAACCGGCCAAGGAATACATGCTGCGCGCCATGGATGCGGGCAAGAGCGTCGTGACGGCGAACAAGGATGTGGTGGCCCAGTTCGGCAAGGAAATGTTTGCCAAAGCTGAGGAGAAGAATGTGGACTTCCTCTTTGAGGCCAGCGTCGGCGGCGGCATTCCCATCATCACGCCGCTCAAACAGTGCCTGACCGCCAATAAGGTGACGGAAATCATGGGCATTGTCAATGGCACCACCAACTATATGCTGACCAAGATGACGGAATGTGGCAGCGACTATGACAGCGTGCTCAAGGAAGCCCAGGAGAAAGGCTATGCGGAAGCCAATCCTTCGGCCGATGTGGATGGTCTCGATGCGGCCCGCAAGGCGGCAATCCTGGCTTCGCTGGCCTTCAATACCCGGGTGGAGCTCAAAGACGTATCGGTGGAAGGCATCACGAAAATCACTCCGGATGATATCGAATATGCGAAAAATCTGGGTTATGTGATCAAGTTGCTGGCTGTGGGCAAGGATACGGCAGAATTTGGCGTGGATGTCCGGGTGCACCCGGTGTTCCTGCCCAAGGATCATCCGCTGGCCTCGGTCAATGGCGTGTTCAATGCCATCTTTGTGCGGGGCAATGCCATCGGCGATGCCATGTTCTATGGTCAGGGCGCCGGTTCCCTGCCGACGGCTTCGGCTGTGGTGGCGGACATCATCGATGTGTCCCGGGATATCCTGCACGATAACTTCGGCCGGGTACGCTGCACCTGCTATGAGGATAAGCCCATCTGCCCCATCGAGAAGACGAAGTCTTCCTATTATGTGCGCCTGCTGGTTGACGATAAGCCCGGTGTATTGGGCTATGTGGCTACGGCTTTCGGCAATGCCGGCGTCAGCCTGGAATCCGTTATCCAGACGCACCGCAATATCGTGGATCATGCAGAAATCGTCGCCATTTCCCATCGGGTGGAGCATGCGCAGATTGAAGCAGCTTTGTCCGCCTTGAAGGCTCTGCCGGTAGTGGACGAGATCCGCAGTGTCATTCGTGTCGAACAGGAACGGGGGTAA
- the thrB gene encoding homoserine kinase, with translation MDSRSIWVRVPGTSANCGPGFDSIGLACTVYNDLQLKLTEEPGCKITISGAGAENIPCDERNIVWQSIQYVLKKAHMEDTYKGAVIHMENNVPLSRGLGSSATAIVAGLKGANALLNNRFTRKELLQFATAIEGHPDNVAPAIYGGFTISATTRGDVECFTLIPKMRLKLVVAVPDFPLSTKKAREVLPKEVSMQDAINNISRAAMMTAALCKGNEKFLRNVFDDALHQPYRASLIPGMYDVFGAAKKAGALGASLSGAGPCLIAYCLQRRHVEEAVGQAMKETFAQHGVNADILIMDLDTRGAHIMNDK, from the coding sequence TTGGATAGTCGCAGTATCTGGGTGAGAGTCCCGGGAACAAGTGCCAACTGCGGTCCAGGCTTTGATTCCATCGGCCTGGCCTGCACGGTCTACAATGACTTGCAGTTGAAATTGACGGAAGAGCCGGGGTGCAAGATTACCATCAGCGGTGCCGGCGCCGAAAATATTCCCTGTGATGAGCGCAATATCGTCTGGCAGTCCATCCAATATGTCCTGAAAAAGGCCCATATGGAGGATACCTATAAAGGGGCTGTCATCCATATGGAAAACAATGTGCCCCTGTCCCGTGGGTTAGGCAGCAGTGCCACGGCAATCGTGGCCGGGCTCAAGGGGGCCAATGCGCTCTTGAACAACCGCTTCACCCGCAAGGAGCTCCTGCAGTTCGCCACGGCCATTGAGGGGCATCCCGACAATGTGGCGCCGGCTATCTATGGTGGCTTTACCATCAGCGCGACGACCCGCGGGGATGTGGAATGCTTTACGCTGATTCCCAAGATGCGCCTGAAGCTCGTGGTGGCTGTGCCGGATTTCCCCTTGTCCACGAAAAAGGCCAGGGAAGTCCTGCCCAAGGAAGTATCCATGCAGGATGCCATCAATAATATCAGCCGGGCCGCGATGATGACGGCGGCACTTTGCAAGGGCAATGAGAAATTCCTGCGCAATGTGTTTGACGATGCTCTGCATCAGCCGTACCGTGCCTCCCTGATCCCAGGCATGTATGATGTGTTTGGGGCAGCGAAGAAAGCCGGTGCCTTAGGCGCCAGCCTCAGTGGTGCCGGTCCGTGTCTCATAGCCTATTGTCTCCAGCGCCGTCATGTGGAAGAAGCGGTGGGGCAGGCCATGAAGGAGACTTTTGCTCAGCATGGTGTCAATGCGGATATCCTGATCATGGATCTCGATACCCGTGGGGCACATATCATGAACGATAAATAA
- a CDS encoding HD domain-containing protein, with amino-acid sequence MKEIEFVTTVRAAGARVFIVGGWVRDFLRQVPAHDKDYMVAGIDEETFQRAFPHAPRVGKAFPVYLVEIDGQHAEVAFARKEEKQGEGYRGFAVEYGKDVTLEEDLYRRDTTINSLAMELPGGEIFDFYGGRQDMEQGIIRPVSHHFAEDPVRALRAARQAAEFGFVLSAEAKAAMASCREELAKEPTERLLQELKRALMTEKPSLFFRALQETGLLQVTFPELAALIGKTQPEAFHPEGDAFEHTMLVVDKVAAETDDLMARFCGLVHDLGKGLTPAEMLPHHYGHEEKGVEVLHSWNRRMTLPKRWVQAGKFVIAQHMRAARLNKPGKIVELLLKAAAVPLPVEGFQAIIRADHHSLPPYLEEAPAIIARLLQVDGHQAPNTLKGPEIGTWVRNQQIRIFRDYRFKEI; translated from the coding sequence ATGAAAGAAATAGAATTTGTGACTACAGTCCGCGCCGCAGGCGCCCGCGTGTTTATCGTGGGCGGCTGGGTGCGGGATTTTTTGCGTCAGGTACCGGCGCATGACAAGGATTATATGGTGGCAGGCATCGACGAGGAAACATTCCAGCGAGCTTTTCCCCATGCACCGCGGGTGGGCAAGGCTTTTCCCGTGTATCTGGTGGAGATTGACGGCCAGCATGCGGAAGTGGCCTTTGCCCGCAAGGAGGAGAAGCAGGGAGAAGGCTACCGTGGCTTTGCCGTGGAATATGGCAAGGATGTAACCCTCGAAGAGGATCTATACCGCCGGGATACCACCATCAACAGCCTGGCCATGGAACTGCCAGGCGGGGAGATCTTTGACTTCTACGGTGGCCGTCAGGATATGGAGCAGGGAATCATCCGGCCTGTATCCCATCACTTTGCCGAAGATCCCGTGCGGGCCCTCAGGGCGGCGCGGCAGGCGGCGGAATTTGGTTTTGTCCTGTCGGCTGAAGCCAAAGCAGCTATGGCTTCATGCCGGGAGGAACTGGCCAAGGAACCCACGGAGCGCTTGCTGCAGGAGCTCAAGCGGGCGCTGATGACCGAAAAGCCATCGCTTTTTTTCCGCGCCCTGCAGGAGACTGGCCTATTGCAGGTGACGTTCCCGGAACTTGCGGCACTGATCGGCAAGACGCAGCCTGAGGCCTTCCATCCAGAAGGGGATGCCTTCGAACATACCATGCTGGTGGTGGACAAGGTGGCAGCAGAAACCGATGACCTTATGGCCCGGTTCTGTGGCCTTGTCCATGATCTTGGCAAGGGGCTCACGCCTGCGGAAATGCTGCCGCATCACTATGGCCATGAGGAAAAGGGCGTGGAGGTGCTGCATAGCTGGAACCGTCGCATGACCTTGCCGAAGCGCTGGGTGCAGGCGGGAAAATTTGTCATTGCGCAGCATATGCGGGCAGCACGTCTGAATAAGCCCGGTAAGATTGTGGAACTATTGCTCAAGGCGGCGGCGGTGCCACTGCCGGTGGAAGGATTTCAAGCAATAATCCGGGCCGACCATCACAGCCTGCCGCCTTATCTGGAGGAGGCGCCAGCCATTATTGCCAGGCTGCTGCAGGTGGATGGTCATCAGGCACCGAATACGCTGAAAGGCCCGGAAATCGGTACCTGGGTGCGGAATCAGCAGATCCGGATTTTCCGGGATTATCGCTTTAAGGAGATTTAA
- a CDS encoding SGNH/GDSL hydrolase family protein, whose amino-acid sequence MTWLRRKRTYILIVALTLCVIGGAMGGILFYQAQKSHMVGADNKLLATTEHTPVSFSPILEWEKDTDAVFYEVEFFASAPFFLDADSESSAAIYRTRRVYQNRYNPPLREFAKDYLGKRPLYWRVRSMDFDGNPMTPFSKLAELWTSPDIPPMDAPEIVTDYSGERGTALLYPVYHWVQQYNAKRYEVALYHENPEINTNAQPFAALFADMSEIYDPAPRPLVNGFYWRVLSFDNDGNILGKWSKVQYYKVSPKDNWEVGVLGDSISHGGGRFSFGPADFEFSYLRYLDFPAVNLSQSGDTAQMTRDRFDKDVVPFHPHYLLIMTGSNSLRAGEDPQVVIDCLKTIQRKCLENNIAPIFLTLPPVNPDNIQHIFKEPTAPDYQERFAVVNTYIRSQVYIDTAAAFDCPDGLLPTKYALDGLHPDVIGKKLMGERINSEWPKAKAKADKLLINYQTEE is encoded by the coding sequence ATGACCTGGTTGCGTCGGAAACGAACTTATATATTGATTGTGGCCCTGACTCTTTGCGTCATTGGCGGTGCCATGGGCGGCATCCTTTTTTATCAGGCACAGAAGTCACATATGGTGGGAGCGGACAATAAATTATTGGCCACCACGGAGCATACGCCGGTGTCTTTTTCGCCAATCCTGGAATGGGAAAAGGATACGGATGCTGTTTTCTATGAGGTGGAATTCTTTGCTTCTGCGCCGTTCTTTTTGGATGCGGACAGTGAATCCTCTGCGGCTATCTACCGCACGCGGCGGGTGTATCAGAACCGTTACAATCCGCCCCTGCGTGAATTTGCCAAGGATTATCTGGGAAAGCGGCCACTTTATTGGCGGGTGCGCTCTATGGACTTTGACGGCAATCCTATGACGCCCTTCAGCAAGCTGGCGGAACTTTGGACCAGCCCGGATATCCCCCCCATGGATGCGCCGGAAATCGTCACGGATTATTCCGGCGAGCGGGGCACGGCACTTTTGTATCCGGTCTATCATTGGGTGCAGCAATATAATGCCAAGCGATATGAAGTGGCACTCTATCATGAAAATCCCGAGATCAATACCAATGCCCAGCCCTTTGCTGCTTTATTTGCGGATATGTCGGAGATCTATGATCCCGCGCCGCGTCCGCTGGTAAATGGCTTTTATTGGCGGGTATTGTCCTTCGATAATGACGGCAATATCTTAGGTAAGTGGTCGAAGGTGCAGTATTACAAGGTATCGCCAAAGGATAATTGGGAAGTGGGCGTACTCGGTGACAGCATCAGCCATGGCGGCGGCCGTTTTTCCTTCGGTCCGGCAGATTTTGAGTTCAGCTATTTAAGATATCTGGATTTCCCCGCAGTGAACTTGTCACAGAGCGGCGATACCGCACAGATGACGAGGGATCGCTTTGATAAGGATGTAGTACCGTTCCATCCACATTATCTGCTGATCATGACGGGCAGCAACAGCCTGCGGGCCGGGGAGGATCCCCAGGTGGTCATTGACTGCCTCAAGACCATTCAGCGCAAATGCTTGGAGAATAATATTGCCCCGATATTCCTGACCTTACCACCGGTGAATCCCGACAATATCCAGCATATCTTCAAGGAGCCGACAGCGCCGGATTATCAGGAACGCTTTGCCGTGGTCAATACCTATATCCGCAGCCAGGTCTATATCGATACCGCTGCGGCCTTTGACTGCCCGGACGGCCTGCTGCCCACGAAATATGCCCTCGACGGCCTGCATCCCGATGTAATCGGCAAGAAGCTGATGGGTGAGAGAATCAACAGCGAATGGCCCAAGGCCAAGGCCAAGGCCGACAAACTGCTGATAAACTATCAGACCGAAGAATAA
- a CDS encoding UPF0158 family protein, which produces MKVNLQELARALSQSDMHQGYIDIGSGKVIIVQDDLGEEEVLNHVFDIEDDWEHYIPLPNVVDSEEHNLMESFADAQREEVKMRLLEALQQNGAQLKFRQQIKRLLLKAAWEKFQQEYFVNVARDYCEENALEYEE; this is translated from the coding sequence ATGAAAGTGAATTTACAGGAACTGGCCCGGGCTTTGTCCCAGTCGGATATGCATCAGGGCTATATCGATATTGGCAGCGGCAAGGTCATCATCGTGCAGGATGATCTGGGGGAGGAAGAGGTTCTCAATCATGTCTTTGACATTGAGGATGACTGGGAACATTATATTCCGCTACCCAATGTGGTGGACAGCGAAGAGCATAATCTGATGGAGAGTTTTGCCGATGCGCAGCGGGAAGAGGTCAAGATGCGCTTGTTGGAAGCTCTGCAGCAGAATGGCGCCCAGCTGAAATTCCGGCAACAGATCAAACGGCTGCTATTGAAGGCAGCCTGGGAGAAATTCCAGCAGGAATATTTTGTTAACGTGGCCCGGGACTATTGTGAAGAGAACGCTCTGGAATATGAGGAGTAA
- the galU gene encoding UTP--glucose-1-phosphate uridylyltransferase GalU, giving the protein MQKIRKAVIPAAGFGTRFLPATKATPKEMLPIVDKPTIQYIVEEAKASGIEDILIISGHGKRAIEDHFDSAPALEMELKKKGKDDLLQMVLETADINVHYIRQRYMRGLGDAILCARSFMENEPFAVLLGDDVVYNPQKPALAQLIDIYEATGGSVLGCQNVPEEKVSAYGIVAGTQTDNSRLMRVSDMVEKPAREEAPSRMAVLGRYIIKPQIFDILAETKPGKGGEIQLTDALKVLARQDAVYAYDFEGKRYDVGDKLGFLKATVEFALRREDLGGAFKDYLTELTKSF; this is encoded by the coding sequence ATGCAGAAAATCAGAAAAGCAGTAATTCCGGCAGCAGGTTTTGGTACGAGATTCCTGCCTGCCACCAAGGCGACACCGAAGGAAATGCTGCCAATCGTGGATAAGCCGACCATTCAGTACATCGTGGAAGAGGCCAAGGCCAGCGGGATCGAGGATATCCTGATCATCAGTGGTCATGGCAAGCGCGCCATCGAAGACCATTTCGACAGTGCGCCGGCGCTGGAGATGGAACTGAAGAAGAAGGGCAAGGATGATCTTCTGCAGATGGTACTGGAAACAGCGGATATCAACGTCCATTACATCCGCCAGCGCTATATGCGCGGCCTGGGCGATGCAATCCTCTGCGCCCGCTCCTTTATGGAGAACGAGCCGTTCGCGGTGCTCTTGGGTGATGATGTGGTCTATAACCCGCAGAAGCCGGCGCTGGCACAGCTGATCGATATTTACGAGGCCACGGGTGGTTCGGTGCTGGGCTGCCAGAATGTGCCGGAGGAAAAGGTGTCTGCCTATGGTATCGTAGCCGGCACTCAGACGGATAACAGCCGCCTGATGCGGGTATCCGACATGGTGGAAAAACCGGCCCGGGAAGAGGCACCCAGCCGTATGGCCGTATTGGGGCGCTATATCATCAAGCCCCAGATCTTTGATATCCTGGCCGAAACGAAGCCGGGCAAGGGTGGGGAAATCCAGCTGACGGATGCCTTGAAGGTGCTGGCCCGTCAGGATGCGGTCTATGCTTATGACTTTGAGGGCAAGCGCTATGATGTAGGCGATAAGCTGGGCTTCCTGAAGGCTACGGTGGAATTTGCCCTGCGCCGTGAAGATCTGGGCGGTGCTTTTAAGGATTATTTGACGGAACTTACCAAGAGTTTCTGA
- a CDS encoding DUF445 domain-containing protein encodes MQKKNKANLALGISAAGFLGTLGLTGTFPAAMVHHGFLAATIGGLADWFAVTAIFHKPLGISYRTDILRRNRARIMDALVTFASEDLLSTDNIMNVLEKQNTGTLLAEYFIHRGGREKVHEVVNTVLLKAVNGLDSQRIARELAPAIKKGISSFPLEDILPEVLRLLAMNKHCDRLLSSMLLVGEQIIMSPALQDAILAHIRVLRENYEKDSAGRALIIASLGLSDEKILALLVDRMKAKIALWRSGEDHDMLKSGLMAMLISLSQDERLKDILLDRKEQLLEHIDLTDYLAGWIEANLKGDDPFWLEQVRAYTDARIDEYIKSAAWQAKFDQMVKDFLRAELVKHHGLIPGIIRERLYEFSDDELVEFVEDKVQDDLQMIRINGSIVGALAGMGLYILIALAERMWG; translated from the coding sequence TTGCAGAAAAAGAATAAAGCCAATCTGGCCTTAGGCATCAGTGCGGCGGGATTTCTGGGGACCTTGGGCCTGACAGGGACGTTCCCTGCGGCCATGGTACATCATGGTTTTTTGGCGGCGACGATTGGCGGTCTGGCAGATTGGTTTGCCGTGACCGCCATTTTTCATAAGCCGCTGGGAATCTCTTACCGTACGGATATCCTGCGGCGCAATCGTGCCCGCATCATGGATGCGCTGGTGACTTTTGCCAGCGAAGACCTCCTGAGCACGGACAACATCATGAATGTGCTGGAAAAACAGAATACCGGTACCTTGCTGGCGGAATATTTCATCCACCGGGGAGGCCGGGAAAAGGTGCATGAAGTGGTGAATACCGTGCTGCTGAAAGCTGTGAATGGATTGGATTCCCAGCGTATTGCCCGGGAGCTGGCGCCAGCCATCAAAAAGGGAATCAGCAGCTTCCCGCTGGAAGATATCCTGCCGGAAGTCCTGCGCCTGCTGGCCATGAATAAGCACTGTGACAGATTGCTGAGCAGCATGCTGTTGGTGGGGGAGCAGATCATCATGTCTCCTGCCCTGCAGGATGCCATTCTGGCTCATATCCGGGTGCTGCGGGAAAACTATGAGAAGGATTCGGCGGGACGGGCCTTGATCATTGCCTCCCTGGGGCTTAGTGATGAAAAGATCCTGGCGTTGCTGGTAGACCGCATGAAGGCCAAAATTGCGTTATGGCGCAGCGGCGAGGATCATGATATGCTCAAATCTGGTCTGATGGCTATGCTGATCAGCCTGAGCCAGGATGAGCGGCTCAAGGATATCCTGCTTGATCGGAAGGAACAGCTGCTGGAACATATCGATCTGACTGATTATCTGGCTGGTTGGATAGAAGCCAATCTCAAGGGAGATGATCCCTTCTGGCTGGAACAGGTCAGGGCTTACACCGATGCACGCATCGATGAATACATCAAGTCGGCGGCCTGGCAGGCGAAGTTTGATCAGATGGTCAAGGATTTCCTGCGGGCAGAACTGGTCAAGCATCATGGGCTGATACCGGGAATCATCCGGGAGCGCCTTTATGAGTTTTCCGATGATGAATTGGTGGAATTCGTGGAAGACAAGGTGCAGGACGATTTGCAGATGATCCGCATCAACGGTTCTATTGTAGGTGCTTTGGCAGGTATGGGCTTGTATATCCTCATCGCCTTGGCAGAAAGGATGTGGGGCTGA